From a single Thioalbus denitrificans genomic region:
- a CDS encoding porin produces the protein MKKRLITVAVAVACASPLVASADAIMYGRVNVNLVHEDAKLTVCTDGCLSASDDAWDLQNNASRIGVKGSEDLGNGLAAIFQFEFGVDASDSGDLSGRLAYAGLTGGFGTIAVGRQWTPYYGSVDKTDIMQVNSMNSHYLGLTRVGNAVAYVTPSFNGLSGKVALVIDNGGAEDTGEDFADWTNVSVDYDNGPLSIGASWLRENSGEGDLWGVAGKYNFGMFALIGQYENADEDYYGDDTTSWALGGEVYFGNNTLRAVYGDMDFGGFGDGTNWAVGVEHNFSKRTRIFAEYQDFDAEANLANESAKAELKRFGVGIRHDF, from the coding sequence ATGAAGAAACGACTTATCACAGTAGCTGTGGCTGTTGCCTGTGCCTCACCGCTGGTGGCTTCGGCCGACGCCATCATGTACGGACGCGTCAACGTCAACCTGGTGCACGAGGATGCCAAGCTCACCGTGTGCACCGATGGTTGCCTGAGTGCAAGCGACGATGCCTGGGACCTGCAGAACAACGCCTCGCGCATCGGCGTGAAGGGTTCCGAGGACCTGGGCAACGGCCTGGCCGCCATCTTCCAGTTCGAGTTCGGCGTCGACGCCTCCGACTCCGGCGACCTCAGTGGCCGCCTGGCCTATGCCGGCCTGACCGGCGGTTTCGGCACCATTGCCGTGGGCCGGCAGTGGACGCCCTACTACGGCTCCGTCGACAAGACCGACATCATGCAGGTCAACAGCATGAACAGCCATTACCTGGGGCTTACCCGCGTCGGCAACGCCGTGGCCTACGTGACCCCGAGCTTCAACGGCCTGTCCGGCAAGGTTGCGCTCGTGATCGACAACGGCGGCGCCGAGGATACCGGCGAGGATTTCGCCGACTGGACCAACGTCTCTGTCGACTACGACAACGGCCCCCTGTCGATTGGCGCTTCCTGGCTGCGTGAGAACAGTGGTGAGGGTGACCTCTGGGGCGTGGCCGGCAAGTACAACTTCGGCATGTTCGCCCTGATCGGCCAGTACGAGAATGCCGACGAGGATTACTACGGTGACGATACCACTTCCTGGGCGCTGGGCGGTGAAGTCTACTTCGGCAACAATACCCTTCGCGCCGTGTATGGCGACATGGACTTCGGGGGGTTCGGCGATGGCACCAACTGGGCCGTCGGTGTGGAGCACAACTTCAGCAAGCGCACCCGGATCTTTGCCGAGTATCAGGATTTCGATGCCGAGGCAAATCTCGCCAACGAATCCGCGAAGGCGGAGCTGAAGCGCTTCGGCGTCGGTATCCGCCACGACTTCTAA
- a CDS encoding porin, giving the protein MKKNLLTLAVAAACALPLAASADAIMYGRVNVNLVHEDFDTGGNFRLANDDDAWDLQNNASRIGVKGSEDLGNGLAAIFQFEFGVDASDSGDLSGRLAYAGLTGGFGTFAMGRQWTPYYGSVDKTDIMQIGAMNDHYLGLTRVGNAVAYVTPNFNGLSGKLALVVDNGGAEDLGEDFADWWNVSVDYDNGPISIGVSYLGAEGDTDGSLWGVAGKYNFGMFALIGQYESADDNYTGDDDTTSWALGGEVYLGNNTLRAVYGSVDAGYMGDGNNWALGVEHNFSKRTRIFAEYEDSDYQKTTCAGDGDFTCYLEGQRFGVGIRHDF; this is encoded by the coding sequence ATGAAGAAGAACCTGCTTACCCTGGCCGTGGCCGCCGCCTGTGCGCTGCCTCTGGCCGCTTCCGCAGACGCCATCATGTACGGTCGCGTCAACGTCAACCTGGTGCATGAGGACTTCGATACCGGCGGGAACTTCCGCCTGGCCAACGACGACGATGCCTGGGACCTGCAGAACAACGCCTCCCGCATCGGCGTGAAGGGCTCCGAGGACCTGGGCAACGGCCTGGCCGCCATCTTCCAGTTCGAGTTCGGCGTCGATGCCTCCGACTCCGGCGACCTGAGCGGCCGCCTGGCCTATGCCGGTCTCACCGGCGGTTTCGGCACCTTTGCGATGGGCCGCCAGTGGACGCCCTACTACGGCTCCGTGGACAAGACCGACATCATGCAGATCGGCGCCATGAACGATCACTACCTGGGCCTGACCCGGGTGGGCAACGCCGTGGCCTACGTGACCCCGAACTTCAACGGGCTGTCCGGCAAGCTGGCCCTGGTGGTGGACAACGGGGGTGCCGAGGACCTGGGCGAGGACTTCGCCGACTGGTGGAACGTGTCGGTGGACTATGACAACGGTCCGATCTCCATCGGTGTGTCCTACCTGGGTGCCGAGGGCGATACCGACGGTTCGCTCTGGGGCGTGGCCGGCAAGTACAACTTCGGCATGTTCGCCCTCATCGGCCAGTACGAGAGCGCCGATGACAATTACACCGGTGATGATGACACCACCTCCTGGGCCCTCGGCGGCGAGGTCTATCTCGGCAACAACACCCTCCGCGCCGTCTACGGCAGTGTCGATGCCGGTTACATGGGCGACGGCAACAACTGGGCGCTGGGCGTGGAGCACAATTTCAGCAAGCGCACCCGCATCTTCGCCGAGTACGAGGATTCCGACTACCAGAAGACCACCTGTGCGGGTGATGGCGACTTCACCTGCTACCTCGAGGGGCAGCGCTTCGGCGTCGGTATTCGCCACGACTTCTGA
- a CDS encoding porin — protein sequence MKKQIITLAVAAACAAPLVASANPILYGRVNVNLVNEDMDSKLCQAGTTRCVSDSSEAWDTQNNASRIGVKGSEDLGNGLAAVYQFEFGVDASDSGGLSGRLAYAGLTGGFGTFAMGRQWTPYYGSVDKTDIMQIGGMNDIYLGLTRVGNAVAYVTPNFNGLSGKLALVIDNGGAEDVGEDFADWWNASVDYDNGPLSVGLSYLAAQGDVDGALWGLAGKYNFGMFSIIGQYEDADEEYAGAVTTSSYGDWYAPGAVVPADDAKAWAIGAEVYLGNNTIRAVYGDLDAGDAGEATSWSLGVEHNFSKRTRIFAEYQDLEAEKNYFTTGNVKENADEQRFGVGIRHDF from the coding sequence ATGAAAAAGCAGATCATCACCCTGGCTGTCGCCGCCGCCTGCGCCGCACCGCTGGTCGCGTCCGCCAACCCCATTCTCTACGGCCGGGTCAACGTCAACCTGGTCAACGAGGACATGGACAGCAAGCTCTGCCAGGCGGGAACGACCCGCTGCGTCAGTGACAGCAGCGAAGCCTGGGACACCCAGAACAACGCCTCCCGCATCGGCGTGAAGGGCTCCGAGGACCTGGGCAACGGCCTGGCCGCCGTCTACCAGTTCGAGTTCGGCGTCGATGCCTCCGACTCCGGCGGCCTGAGCGGGCGTCTGGCCTATGCCGGCCTGACCGGCGGGTTCGGCACCTTCGCCATGGGCCGCCAGTGGACGCCCTACTACGGCTCCGTGGACAAGACCGACATCATGCAGATTGGCGGCATGAATGACATCTACCTCGGCCTGACCCGCGTCGGCAACGCCGTGGCCTACGTGACCCCGAACTTCAACGGCCTGTCCGGCAAGCTGGCGCTGGTCATCGACAACGGTGGCGCCGAGGACGTGGGCGAGGATTTCGCCGACTGGTGGAACGCCTCCGTGGATTACGACAACGGCCCGCTGAGCGTCGGCCTCTCCTACCTGGCCGCCCAGGGTGACGTGGACGGCGCCCTGTGGGGTCTGGCCGGCAAGTACAACTTCGGCATGTTCTCCATCATCGGCCAGTACGAGGACGCCGACGAGGAGTACGCCGGCGCCGTGACCACCAGCAGCTATGGCGACTGGTATGCGCCGGGCGCGGTGGTGCCCGCCGATGATGCCAAGGCCTGGGCCATCGGTGCCGAGGTCTACCTCGGCAACAACACCATCCGGGCCGTCTACGGCGATCTCGATGCGGGTGATGCCGGTGAGGCCACCAGCTGGAGTCTGGGTGTCGAGCACAACTTCAGCAAGAGGACCCGCATCTTCGCCGAGTACCAGGACCTTGAAGCCGAGAAGAACTACTTCACGACGGGGAATGTGAAGGAGAATGCCGACGAGCAGCGTTTCGGCGTCGGTATCCGTCACGACTTCTGA
- a CDS encoding porin: protein MKKLVTIAVAAALAAPLAAAANPTLYGRVNVNLVHEDTDFFEDGSSEAWDVQNNASRVGVKGSEDLGNGLTAVYQFEFGVDASDSGDVSGRLAYAGIAGGFGVFAMGRQWTPYYNTVDKTDIMQINGMNDSYIGPSRIGNAVAYITPTFNGLTGTLALVIDNNGDAGDLAEVLNLGNTGDDGVDMINASVDYSNGPISAGVSYLGLEGDWDISIWGLGGKYTIGNFALIGQYENADDLDVDAWRVGGEVYLGSNTLRAVYGSVDAGSDYDSWAIGVEHNFSKRTRVFAEYEDSELNGLWSAELGAGAEQQRFGVGIRHDF from the coding sequence ATGAAGAAGCTTGTCACGATTGCAGTTGCCGCCGCCCTTGCCGCACCGCTGGCCGCTGCTGCCAACCCCACCCTCTATGGCCGTGTCAACGTGAACCTGGTCCACGAGGACACCGACTTTTTCGAGGATGGCAGCAGCGAGGCCTGGGACGTGCAGAACAACGCCTCCCGCGTGGGGGTGAAGGGCTCCGAGGATCTGGGCAACGGCCTGACCGCCGTCTATCAGTTCGAGTTCGGGGTGGACGCGTCCGATTCCGGCGATGTGAGCGGCCGACTGGCCTATGCCGGCATTGCCGGTGGCTTCGGCGTCTTCGCCATGGGTCGGCAGTGGACCCCGTATTACAACACGGTGGACAAGACCGACATCATGCAGATCAACGGCATGAACGACTCCTACATCGGTCCCAGCCGCATCGGCAACGCCGTGGCCTACATCACGCCGACCTTCAACGGCCTCACCGGAACCCTGGCGCTGGTCATCGACAATAATGGCGATGCGGGTGACCTGGCCGAAGTGCTGAACCTGGGCAACACCGGCGACGATGGCGTGGACATGATCAACGCCTCGGTGGACTACAGCAACGGCCCGATCTCCGCCGGTGTCTCCTACCTCGGCCTGGAGGGTGACTGGGACATCTCCATCTGGGGTCTGGGCGGCAAGTACACCATCGGCAACTTCGCCCTGATCGGCCAGTACGAGAATGCGGATGACCTGGATGTCGATGCCTGGCGTGTGGGCGGCGAGGTCTACCTGGGCAGCAACACCCTGCGCGCCGTGTACGGCAGCGTGGACGCCGGTTCCGACTACGACAGCTGGGCCATCGGCGTGGAGCACAACTTCAGCAAGCGCACCCGGGTCTTCGCCGAGTACGAGGACAGCGAGCTCAATGGCCTCTGGAGTGCGGAGTTGGGGGCTGGCGCCGAGCAGCAGCGCTTCGGCGTGGGCATCCGCCACGACTTCTGA
- a CDS encoding porin, with protein sequence MKKILSVAIAAALVAPLAATANPTLYGRVNVSLAHEDLDGLDSAWNVQDNASRIGVKGSEDLGNGLSAIYQFEFSVDASDSGNLGGRLAFAGITGGFGTFAMGRQWTPYYNTVDKTDIMESGFSNDYYLGLSRVGNAVAYVTPNFNGLSGAVALVVDNGGAEDTGEDFADWTNVSVDYSNGPLSVGGSWLRENNGEGDLWGLAASYNFGMFSIIGQYEDADSDYYGDDATSWALGGEVYFGNNTLRGVYANVDAGMYGDATSWIIGADHAFSQRTKVFAEYMDTELASSDMLKGYTDGQYFGVGIRHDF encoded by the coding sequence ATGAAGAAGATCCTCTCTGTCGCCATTGCCGCGGCGCTGGTCGCCCCGCTGGCCGCCACCGCCAATCCCACCCTCTACGGGCGCGTCAACGTCAGCCTGGCCCACGAGGATCTCGATGGCCTGGATTCCGCCTGGAACGTGCAGGACAACGCCTCCCGCATTGGCGTGAAGGGTTCCGAGGACCTGGGCAACGGCCTGTCCGCCATCTACCAGTTCGAGTTCTCCGTGGACGCCTCCGATTCCGGCAACCTGGGCGGTCGTCTGGCCTTCGCCGGCATCACCGGCGGCTTCGGCACCTTCGCCATGGGCCGCCAGTGGACTCCCTACTACAACACCGTGGACAAGACCGACATCATGGAGTCGGGCTTCTCCAACGACTACTACCTGGGCCTGTCCCGGGTGGGCAACGCCGTCGCCTATGTGACCCCGAACTTCAACGGGCTCTCCGGCGCCGTGGCGCTGGTGGTCGACAACGGCGGGGCCGAGGACACCGGCGAGGACTTCGCCGACTGGACCAACGTTTCCGTGGACTACAGCAACGGCCCGCTCTCCGTGGGCGGCTCCTGGTTGCGCGAGAACAACGGCGAGGGTGACCTCTGGGGCCTGGCCGCCAGCTACAACTTCGGCATGTTCTCCATTATCGGCCAGTACGAGGACGCCGATTCGGATTACTATGGTGACGACGCCACTTCCTGGGCGCTGGGCGGCGAAGTCTACTTCGGCAACAACACCCTGCGTGGCGTTTACGCCAACGTGGATGCCGGGATGTACGGCGACGCGACCTCCTGGATCATCGGCGCCGACCACGCCTTCAGCCAGCGCACCAAGGTGTTCGCCGAGTACATGGACACCGAGCTGGCCAGCTCCGACATGCTGAAGGGCTACACCGACGGCCAGTACTTCGGGGTCGGCATCCGCCACGACTTCTGA
- a CDS encoding ABC transporter ATP-binding protein, with product MTPILELQNVHTRYGQVEALKGVSVAVNAGEIVTLIGANGAGKTTLLMTACGDPRAASGKVLFEGREITSLQTWDVIRHGIAVVPEGRRIFPGLTVEENLHMGGFFSQPEQLRADMERVFELFPRLAERRRQRGGTLSGGEQQMLAIGRALMTRPRLLLLDEPSLGLAPQIISQIFRIIEEIRDEGVTIFLVEQNAHRALQLADRGYVLETGRIVLEDSGDNLLSNDAVRRAYLGG from the coding sequence ATGACACCCATACTCGAACTGCAGAACGTCCATACCCGCTACGGGCAGGTAGAGGCCCTGAAGGGGGTTTCGGTGGCGGTGAACGCCGGCGAGATCGTCACCCTGATCGGCGCCAACGGCGCGGGCAAGACCACGCTGTTGATGACCGCCTGCGGCGATCCCCGCGCCGCTTCGGGGAAGGTGCTGTTCGAGGGCCGTGAGATCACCTCCCTGCAGACCTGGGATGTAATCCGTCATGGCATCGCGGTGGTGCCCGAGGGCCGGCGCATCTTCCCCGGCCTCACGGTGGAGGAGAACCTGCACATGGGCGGCTTCTTCTCCCAGCCCGAGCAGCTGCGGGCGGACATGGAGCGGGTGTTCGAGCTGTTCCCCCGCCTGGCCGAGCGCCGGCGCCAGCGCGGCGGCACCCTCTCGGGCGGCGAGCAGCAGATGCTCGCCATCGGCCGGGCCCTCATGACCCGGCCGCGCCTGCTGCTTCTCGATGAACCCTCCCTCGGCCTGGCGCCGCAGATCATCAGCCAGATCTTCCGCATCATCGAGGAGATCCGGGACGAGGGAGTGACCATCTTCCTGGTGGAGCAGAACGCCCACCGGGCCCTGCAGCTGGCCGATCGCGGCTATGTCCTGGAGACGGGGCGCATCGTGCTGGAGGACAGCGGCGACAATCTGCTCAGCAACGACGCGGTGCGCCGGGCCTACCTGGGCGGGTAG
- a CDS encoding GxxExxY protein, with amino-acid sequence MEFDALSRRVIGCALEVHKELGPGLLESAYERCLAYELAQRGLAFAQKQEVAIRYKSLLLDCAYRVDLIVGSSLIVELKSVERLMPIHEAQLLSYMKATSIGTGLLINFNVPLLRQGIRRRVL; translated from the coding sequence ATGGAATTCGATGCCCTGTCCAGGCGCGTCATCGGCTGCGCCCTGGAAGTACACAAGGAGCTGGGTCCAGGGTTGTTGGAATCGGCTTATGAGCGGTGCCTTGCCTATGAGCTGGCCCAACGGGGATTGGCTTTCGCCCAGAAGCAGGAGGTCGCAATCCGTTACAAGTCGCTGTTGCTGGACTGCGCGTATCGGGTCGATCTCATCGTGGGAAGTAGCCTGATCGTGGAGCTGAAGAGCGTTGAACGGCTCATGCCCATCCATGAGGCGCAGTTGCTCAGCTACATGAAGGCGACAAGCATCGGCACTGGCCTGCTCATCAACTTCAACGTACCACTGTTGCGCCAAGGCATACGACGTCGCGTCCTTTGA
- the livG gene encoding high-affinity branched-chain amino acid ABC transporter ATP-binding protein LivG: MSALLEVDSLSMRFGGLLAVDNVSFSVTSDEIVAVIGPNGAGKTTVFNCVSGFYHPTGGSVSFNNRPIQRLPGHRIARLGLVRTFQNIRLFRKMTVVENLLVAQHTRVKTNLLHGLLNSRAYRRSEEEALDRAVEWLRRVRLLEVANQPAGTLSYGQQRRLEIARCMVTAPKLLLLDEPAAGLNPQETRALDDLLLELHHGHGVGILLIEHDMRMVMDISHKIVVLDQGRPLATGTPAEIQSDPRVIKAYLGEA; the protein is encoded by the coding sequence ATGAGCGCCCTGCTGGAGGTGGACAGCCTCAGCATGCGCTTCGGCGGACTGCTGGCGGTGGACAACGTCTCCTTCAGCGTCACCAGCGACGAGATTGTCGCGGTCATCGGCCCCAACGGGGCCGGCAAGACCACCGTGTTCAACTGCGTCAGCGGCTTCTACCATCCCACGGGCGGAAGCGTAAGCTTCAACAACCGGCCGATTCAGCGCCTGCCGGGGCACCGGATCGCCCGCCTCGGCCTGGTGCGGACATTCCAGAATATCCGCCTGTTCCGCAAGATGACCGTGGTGGAAAATCTGCTCGTGGCGCAACACACGCGGGTGAAGACCAACCTGCTGCACGGTCTGCTCAACAGCCGCGCCTACCGCCGCAGCGAGGAGGAGGCGCTGGATCGGGCCGTGGAATGGCTGCGCCGGGTCCGCCTGCTGGAGGTGGCCAACCAGCCCGCCGGCACCCTCTCCTACGGACAGCAGCGGCGCCTGGAGATCGCCCGCTGCATGGTCACCGCCCCGAAGCTCCTGCTCCTGGACGAACCGGCCGCCGGCCTCAACCCGCAGGAGACCCGGGCTCTCGATGACCTGCTGCTGGAGCTGCACCACGGACACGGGGTCGGCATCCTCCTCATCGAGCACGACATGCGCATGGTGATGGACATCTCCCACAAGATCGTCGTACTCGACCAGGGCCGCCCCCTGGCCACCGGCACCCCCGCCGAGATCCAGTCCGATCCCCGGGTTATCAAGGCCTACCTCGGAGAGGCTTGA
- a CDS encoding high-affinity branched-chain amino acid ABC transporter permease LivM — MLRHKLTDALLAAGLAALLSIPIMGIQITVDGPRIDLAWEPWPVAIAIAVVFFGRLLRGPVLARLPRPRLPDLGHPLRDNATFRRLAIGLVIVLATLWPFFAARGPVDVATLALIYIMLGLGLNIVVGFAGLLDLGYVAFYAVGAYTYALLNQYYGLGFWTCLPIAVLLAATFGCLLGFPVLRLRGDYLAIVTLGFGEIIRLVLNNWDDLTGGPDGIGGIPKPTLFGLEFSRRASEGNVPFHEFFGIAYDGGQKVIFLYLLALLLVMFTLYVINRLLRMPVGRAWEALREDEIACRSLGLNPTTIKLSAFTLGASFAGFAGAFFSARQGFINPESFTFIESAIVLAIVVLGGMGSQLGVILAAVALTVLPEIAREFNEYRMLIFGLVMVLMMVWRPQGLMPSSRPHMEIPS; from the coding sequence ATGCTGAGACACAAGCTGACTGACGCACTGCTGGCCGCCGGGCTGGCCGCCCTGCTGAGCATTCCCATCATGGGGATCCAGATCACCGTGGACGGTCCCCGCATCGATCTCGCCTGGGAGCCATGGCCGGTGGCCATCGCCATCGCCGTGGTATTCTTCGGCCGGCTGTTGCGCGGACCGGTGCTCGCGCGACTGCCCCGGCCGCGCCTGCCCGACCTGGGGCACCCCCTGCGCGACAACGCCACCTTCCGGCGGCTGGCCATCGGGCTGGTCATCGTGCTGGCCACCCTGTGGCCCTTCTTCGCCGCCCGCGGCCCGGTGGACGTGGCCACCCTCGCCCTCATCTACATCATGCTGGGGCTGGGACTGAACATCGTGGTGGGCTTCGCCGGCCTGCTCGACCTCGGCTACGTGGCCTTCTACGCCGTGGGCGCCTATACCTACGCCCTGCTGAACCAGTACTACGGCCTCGGCTTCTGGACCTGCCTGCCCATCGCCGTGCTCCTGGCCGCCACCTTCGGCTGCCTGCTCGGCTTCCCGGTACTGCGGCTGCGCGGCGACTACCTGGCCATCGTCACCCTGGGCTTCGGCGAGATCATCCGCCTGGTGCTCAACAACTGGGACGACCTCACCGGCGGGCCCGACGGCATCGGCGGCATTCCCAAGCCCACCCTGTTCGGACTGGAATTCTCCCGCCGCGCCAGCGAGGGCAACGTCCCCTTCCATGAGTTCTTCGGCATCGCCTACGACGGCGGCCAGAAGGTGATCTTCCTCTACCTGCTGGCCCTGTTGCTGGTGATGTTCACCCTCTATGTCATCAACCGCCTGCTGCGGATGCCGGTGGGCCGCGCCTGGGAGGCCCTGCGGGAGGATGAGATCGCCTGCCGCTCCCTGGGCCTCAATCCCACCACCATCAAGCTCTCCGCCTTCACCCTGGGGGCCTCCTTCGCCGGATTCGCCGGCGCCTTCTTCTCGGCCCGCCAGGGTTTCATCAATCCCGAGTCCTTCACCTTCATCGAATCGGCCATCGTGCTGGCCATCGTGGTGCTGGGCGGCATGGGATCGCAGTTGGGCGTCATCCTCGCCGCCGTCGCCCTGACGGTGCTGCCGGAAATCGCACGCGAATTCAACGAGTACCGGATGCTGATCTTCGGCCTGGTGATGGTCCTGATGATGGTCTGGCGCCCCCAGGGCCTGATGCCCAGCAGCCGCCCGCACATGGAGATCCCCTCATGA
- the livH gene encoding high-affinity branched-chain amino acid ABC transporter permease LivH: MSDSLLQFSQQIINGLTLGSIYALIAIGYTMVYGIIGMINFAHGEIYMISAYVGLIVITALGMLGITPIPLVLLIALFISIIVTSAYGWTVERLAYRPLRGSERLVALISAIGMSIFLQNYMQLSQGARDVAMQPLITGGWRFGDEAGFQVYLSYMQIIIAVATVASMAALTLFIGRSRLGRACRATSEDRNMANLLGINTDRVISLTFVIGAALAAVAGVLVGLYYGVVNPFMGFIVGLKAFTAAVLGGIGSIPGAMLGGVVLGLSESFASAYLTTEYKDVVSFSLLVLVLLFRPTGLLGKPEVEKV; encoded by the coding sequence ATGAGCGACTCCCTGCTCCAATTCTCCCAGCAGATCATCAACGGCCTGACGCTGGGCAGCATCTACGCCCTCATCGCCATCGGCTACACGATGGTCTACGGCATCATCGGGATGATCAACTTCGCCCACGGCGAGATCTACATGATCTCTGCCTACGTGGGGCTCATCGTGATCACCGCGCTGGGGATGCTCGGCATCACCCCGATCCCGCTGGTGCTGCTGATTGCATTGTTCATCAGCATCATCGTCACCAGCGCCTACGGCTGGACCGTCGAGCGGCTGGCCTACCGCCCCCTGCGCGGCAGCGAGCGCCTGGTGGCGCTCATCTCCGCCATCGGCATGTCCATCTTCCTGCAGAACTACATGCAGCTCTCCCAGGGCGCCCGCGACGTGGCGATGCAGCCCCTGATCACGGGCGGCTGGCGCTTCGGTGACGAGGCCGGATTCCAGGTCTACCTCTCCTACATGCAGATCATCATTGCCGTCGCCACCGTGGCGTCCATGGCGGCGCTCACCCTGTTCATCGGCCGCTCCCGCCTCGGCCGCGCCTGTCGCGCCACCTCCGAGGACCGGAACATGGCCAACCTGCTCGGCATCAACACCGATCGGGTCATCTCGCTGACCTTCGTCATCGGCGCGGCCCTGGCCGCCGTGGCGGGCGTCCTGGTGGGCCTCTACTACGGCGTGGTCAACCCCTTCATGGGCTTCATCGTCGGCCTGAAGGCCTTCACCGCCGCCGTGCTGGGCGGTATCGGCAGCATCCCCGGGGCCATGCTCGGCGGCGTTGTCCTCGGGCTCTCGGAAAGCTTCGCCTCCGCCTACCTCACCACCGAGTACAAGGACGTGGTCTCCTTCAGCCTGCTGGTGCTGGTGCTGCTGTTCCGCCCCACCGGCCTGCTGGGCAAGCCCGAGGTGGAAAAGGTCTGA
- a CDS encoding branched-chain amino acid ABC transporter substrate-binding protein, with protein MKPLQNTLTALALGTALLGATAAQAEDLRIAVVGPITGPVAQYGDMQMIGAKMAVERINAAGGVNGMQIDAVLMDDVCEPKQAVAVANQVVNQGIKFVVGHLCSGSTQPASDIYEDEGILMISPASTNPDITLRGFKMIFRTIGLDSQQGPVAGHFIADRIKPKALAILHDKQQYGQGIAEEVKKTVEAAGITPVLFEGVNKGQNDFSALITKMKSLGVDFVYYGGYHPELGLILRQSREQGFDARYMGPEGVGNKDISAIAGPASEGLYVTLPADFTKDPANADLVAAFEAKGEDPSGPFVMPSYAAVQIITDTIAATGSTDPGTIAAAMRETTYDTPIGKVAFDDKGDLKEFNFVIYEWHADATKTEVQ; from the coding sequence ATGAAACCGTTGCAGAATACGCTGACCGCACTGGCACTGGGGACGGCGCTGCTGGGCGCCACCGCGGCCCAGGCGGAGGATCTCAGGATCGCCGTGGTCGGTCCCATCACCGGACCGGTCGCCCAGTATGGTGACATGCAGATGATCGGCGCGAAGATGGCGGTGGAGCGCATCAATGCCGCCGGCGGAGTCAACGGCATGCAGATCGACGCCGTGCTCATGGACGACGTCTGCGAGCCCAAGCAGGCCGTGGCCGTGGCCAACCAGGTGGTCAACCAGGGCATCAAGTTCGTGGTGGGGCACCTCTGCTCCGGGTCCACCCAGCCCGCCTCGGACATCTACGAGGACGAGGGCATCCTCATGATCTCCCCGGCCTCCACCAACCCCGACATCACCCTGCGCGGCTTCAAGATGATTTTCCGCACCATCGGCCTGGACAGCCAGCAGGGACCGGTGGCCGGCCACTTCATCGCCGACAGGATCAAGCCCAAGGCGCTGGCCATCCTGCATGACAAGCAGCAGTACGGGCAGGGTATCGCCGAGGAGGTCAAGAAGACCGTGGAGGCCGCGGGCATCACGCCGGTGCTGTTCGAGGGCGTGAACAAGGGCCAGAACGACTTCTCCGCCCTCATTACCAAGATGAAGAGCCTGGGCGTGGACTTCGTCTACTACGGCGGCTACCACCCGGAACTGGGCCTCATCCTGCGCCAGTCCCGGGAGCAGGGCTTCGATGCCCGCTACATGGGCCCCGAGGGCGTGGGCAACAAGGATATCTCCGCCATCGCCGGCCCCGCCTCGGAGGGGCTCTACGTGACCCTGCCCGCCGACTTCACCAAGGATCCGGCCAACGCCGACCTGGTGGCGGCCTTCGAAGCCAAGGGCGAGGACCCCAGCGGCCCGTTCGTCATGCCCTCCTACGCGGCGGTCCAGATCATCACCGACACCATTGCGGCCACCGGCTCCACCGATCCCGGGACCATTGCCGCGGCCATGCGCGAGACCACCTACGACACCCCCATCGGCAAGGTGGCCTTCGACGACAAGGGCGATCTGAAGGAGTTCAACTTCGTCATCTACGAGTGGCACGCCGACGCCACCAAGACCGAAGTCCAGTAA